A genome region from Lucilia cuprina isolate Lc7/37 chromosome 3, ASM2204524v1, whole genome shotgun sequence includes the following:
- the LOC111690361 gene encoding uncharacterized protein LOC111690361, whose translation MIDTILDTVFNGLLIGTTGYSMFAVNPVEHPFAFTASFVGFCHGCTGIYTRFFDSSCGAEVSEGKCTNRVKKLTSSCMEIITVPLANMDLYRSSQQSSALALGHGLFIIPLAFDLTFKFFATEGDEGESTAILKDLTVLGNIVSLLFFAVNENNLPAGIMSLSAFFSYSGSMVMEYMLNGTEEKSTLAGYALFFACMSSALSAGGEVAT comes from the coding sequence atgataGATACTATTTTGGATACCGTTTTCAATGGTCTGCTTATAGGGACCACCGGTTACTCTATGTTCGCTGTAAATCCTGTGGAGCACCCATTTGCCTTTACCGCTAGTTTTGTTGGATTTTGTCATGGTTGTACGGGCATTTATACGCGTTTCTTTGATAGTTCTTGCGGCGCTGAAGTTTCTGAAGGAAAATGTACGAATCGTGTTAAGAAACTAACTAGCAGTTGCATGGAAATTATAACTGTTCCCTTAGCTAATATGGATCTCTATAGAAGTTCTCAGCAGAGTAGTGCTTTAGCTTTGGGTCAtggtttatttattataccATTGGCTTTTGATTTGACTTTCAAATTCTTTGCTACGGAAGGAGATGAGGGTGAATCTACTGCAATTTTAAAAGACCTTACTGTATTGGGGAATATTGTTTCTCTATTGTTCTTCGCGGTAAACGAAAATAATCTTCCAGCAGGTATTATGTCTTTATCAGCATTTTTTTCCTACTCGGGCTCAATGGTCATGGAGTATATGTTGAATGGAACTGAGGAGAAGTCTACTTTAGCAGGCTATGCATTATTCTTTGCTTGTATGTCTTCAGCTCTAAGCGCTGGGGGTGAAGTAGCGAcatga
- the LOC111690362 gene encoding uncharacterized protein LOC111690362 has protein sequence MEVIWLLKRLPFYALALMASYAAYNMPPETNPYAFAACAVGIIYGVFGLVGGQEVADGIVKGVVDDLLDFVPLALVNIEIFKMMGKPYAFVHALFIIPLILDLIAKLFGEESDDAATQTLKHVSNLANVVSLLYLSYMEDNYMFGYVALSYLAAHTGMVIGGRCHGYLVDLNYIMSYVLFYFTATLAVTVPNTPKA, from the coding sequence ATGGAGGTGATTTGGCTTTTAAAGAGATTACCCTTTTATGCATTGGCATTAATGGCCAGTTATGCTGCCTACAATATGCCACCGGAAACTAATCCATACGCTTTTGCAGCCTGTGCCGTTGGTATTATCTATGGTGTATTTGGTTTAGTGGGAGGTCAAGAAGTAGCGGATGGTATAGTGAAGGGAGTAGTCGATGATCTTTTGGATTTTGTGCCTCTAGCATTGgtaaacattgaaatttttaaaatgatggGCAAGCCATATGCTTTTGTTCATGCCTTGTTCATTATACCACTGATACTGGATCTAATTGCCAAATTATTTGGCGAAGAAAGTGATGATGCGGCCACACAAACCCTAAAACATGTTAGCAATTTGGCAAATGTTGTTTCGTTACTTTATCTTTCGTACATGGAAGATAACTATATGTTTGGTTATGTCGCTCTTTCATATTTGGCAGCCCATACGGGCATGGTCATAGGCGGTAGATGTCATGGTTATTTGGTGGATCTTAACTATATCATGAGTTatgttttattctattttaccGCAACGTTAGCGGTGACAGTGCCAAATACACCCAAAGCTTAA